A portion of the Bubalus kerabau isolate K-KA32 ecotype Philippines breed swamp buffalo chromosome 1, PCC_UOA_SB_1v2, whole genome shotgun sequence genome contains these proteins:
- the LOC129641495 gene encoding cytochrome c oxidase subunit 6A1, mitochondrial-like, translating to MAAAAGSRVSGLLGRSRLQLSRCMSSGTHGEEGSARVWKALTYFVALPRVGVSMLNVFLKSRHGEEERPEFVAYPHLHMRCKPFPWGDGNHTLFHNPHVNPLPTGYEDE from the coding sequence ATGGCGGCAGCAGCTGGATCTCGGGTTTCTGGGCTGCTGGGTCGTTCCCGGCTGCAGCTGAGTCGGTGTATGTCCAGTGGCACCCATGGCGAGGAGGGCTCAGCTCGCGTGTGGAAGGCTCTCACCTACTTCGTGGCGCTCCCCAGGGTGGGAGTGAGCATGCTGAATGTCTTCCTGAAGTCACGCCACGGAGAGGAGGAGAGACCCGAGTTTGTGGCCTACCCCCATCTCCACATGAGATGCAAGCCCTTTCCCTGGGGAGATGGTAACCATACCCTATTCCATAACCCTCATGTGAATCCTCTTCCAACCGGCTATGAAGACGAATAA